The stretch of DNA CTTTTTTTGCTTCTTCAATTAATTGTTCTATTTTCACATCCATGCTCTCCTTTGCCAATTTCCCATTTGATGTAAATTCCTTTTGTAATTATTGAAAAGTGTTTGGTGACAACATTTTATATGAATTTAGAACCGTTTTCAAATATGAGTGTAAAAAAACTCGGCCTAGGCCGAGTTTAAGTCTTCCCGTTTGCAAATTTATAGTCCCCATTTACTCAACAATTTAGGCAGAATAATAATTAGACCGATGATTACTGTCATTATCGCGTACACAAATACTGCACCAGCTGCAATATCTTTCGCCATTTTAGCGAGCGGATGGTATTCTCCAGTAACTAAGTCAACGGTTCGCTCGATGGCAGTATTCATCATCTCCAAGGCTAGCATTCCAAAGATTGAAAAAATAATTAACGCCCATTCGATTGCTGACAAAGGTAGAAACAAGCTAACGATGACAACGAAAAAGGCGATGAAAACATGAATACGAAAATTTTGTTCTTTTTCCCATGTGAGTTTGATGCCATTGACTGCAAACGAAAAAGAACGGATAAACCGAGACCATCCTTTATCTTTCAAGTCCAAACTCCCCTAAAAGATCTTTTTGTCTCGAAAACATCACTTTTTCTTCTTCTTCCGTCATATGATCGTATCCGAGCAAATGCAAAAAGCCGTGTAAAGCCAAAAACCCTAACTCTCGTTTAAACGAGTGACCATACTCGTTTGCCTGCTCACGCGCTTTCGGTACCGAAATAATGATATCTCCTAGTACCCTTGGCATATCCAAGCCGATAATTTCCGTTTCCCCTTCTCCAAGTTCTTCTAAGGCAAAGGAAATGACGTCGGTTGGGCGATCTTTCCCGCGATAATCACGATTGATTTCTTGAATTCGTTCGTTGGTTACAAACGTTACAGAAACCTCACTACCTCCTTGTACCTCTTCTTTTTCAGCCGCAAAATTCAATAAGTTTTCAATGAGTTCTAATTCTTCTTCGGATAGCTCATTTGTTTCATCAATCATATCAATTTCTAATCTCATTTTTCTTCACCTTCTGTTTGTTTTTGGACGTCTGGATATTCGATTCTCGAATGGAAAATACCATTTAACGTTTCACAAAGTGTCTTTTTCACCACTTCCAACTCTTTTAACGTTATATCACATTCATTAAATTGTCCATCCTGTAATCGATCTTGTACAATATTTTGAACAATTTGTTTAATTTGT from Bacillus sp. (in: firmicutes) encodes:
- the ybeY gene encoding rRNA maturation RNase YbeY; the protein is MRLEIDMIDETNELSEEELELIENLLNFAAEKEEVQGGSEVSVTFVTNERIQEINRDYRGKDRPTDVISFALEELGEGETEIIGLDMPRVLGDIIISVPKAREQANEYGHSFKRELGFLALHGFLHLLGYDHMTEEEEKVMFSRQKDLLGEFGLER
- a CDS encoding diacylglycerol kinase family protein; translation: MDLKDKGWSRFIRSFSFAVNGIKLTWEKEQNFRIHVFIAFFVVIVSLFLPLSAIEWALIIFSIFGMLALEMMNTAIERTVDLVTGEYHPLAKMAKDIAAGAVFVYAIMTVIIGLIIILPKLLSKWGL